In Citrus sinensis cultivar Valencia sweet orange chromosome 2, DVS_A1.0, whole genome shotgun sequence, a single genomic region encodes these proteins:
- the LOC107175369 gene encoding uncharacterized protein LOC107175369, protein MSPMELVIHFKGEKRCVGLIYPESCSVDKIRVEALKITGVHGLNEAGQILLTVMNPDNKAKVVVDSDFGLNRLFGIHNSMGLNTFEVEVINRAEHQSTSKVRHPTKDEDDLLSNWSGKRLDSGDDDEGDGEEPTVLVEDDLLSEWSDKGVGSNDDDDGKEGDGEQPPPTVSVDDTAPVEDSDDSDGSRGNQHDSDSDADIFLDDDTREFQMAVNSSDEDMNLGSVQFRNYLEKHEYKLDGDGVHRLRVVMCSGILNDRNGFWLRGYHKKHECRLTKKSVKVTSTWIAEMIKGHVAIDANVKISLLRTYMQEKFRLKIEKLTMYRAREKARVLVYGDHSKGYEKLFQYAAAIHQADPGAICKVLCDTASYPEKCLFQRFFVAFPAQKNAFLNGCRPFIGIDGCHLKGKYGGVLLAAIATDANKGIVPLAICVCEIENTETWTWFLEHLHNYLDDGRQVTFISDRQKGLLNAIPNTWPSAYHRACCRHVYANFAKDHAGAKLRNLFWRAAKSSNRHDFNEAMALIKEEKIAAYNWLERELQGYTWSMHAYDRNCKVERTNNNASECFNSWILPYRDRPVLSMLEEIRCRLMKRFTKRKNEAKAWAKSVTPRIYKELDTSYKKGEKMTVHPSGDLNFQVMDKSYYPARKFVVKLEDRTCDCGYWEIAGLPCSHAMACIGYARHEIEEYIPFCFTKQAYINTYSVMFSPIPDERTWDRGERPLIDPPIVQKKIGRPKKCRKRAATEPQKRSRRFFVNCSVCGGSNHNVRSCPLRPSVARAARARSTNSQFSDGNASAEPASFSSQPATPSAQPASFSSQLPTPSAEPASFSSQPTSLSGQPASLSGQPSQQTVQASGPGEGSNIGSKKRKNKSTTAVAGTTSKRG, encoded by the exons ATGTCTCCAATGGAGTTAGTGATTCATTTCAAAGGAGAAAAACGTTGTGTAGGTTTGATTTACCCTGAAAGTTGTTCTGTTGATAAAATAAGGGTTGAAGCATTAAAGATAACAGGAGTACATGGGTTAAACGAAGCTGGACAAATCTTGTTAACTGTTATGAATCCAGATAACAAAGCGAAGGTTGTGGTGGATTCTGATTTTGGGTTAAACAGATTATTCGGGATTCATAACTCAATGGGTTTAAACACATTTGAAGTTGAAGTG ATTAATAGAGCAGAGCATCAGAGTACTTCCAAAGTTAGACATCCAACTAAAGATGAAGATGACTTGTTATCAAATTGGTCAGGCAAGAGATTAGACagtggtgatgatgatgagggtGATGGTGAGGAACCTACTGTGCTTGTTGAAGATGATTTGCTATCAGAATGGTCAGACAAAGGGGTTGGCagtaatgatgatgatgatggcaaAGAGGGTGATGGTGAGCAACCACCACCTACTGTGTCTGTTGATGATACCGCGCCTGTAGAGGACAGTGATGACAGTGATGGCAGTAGGGGAAACCAACATGACAGTGATAGCGATGCAGATATTTTTTTGGATGATGATACTAGGGAGTTCCAAATGGCTGTTAATTCTTCAGATGAGGACATGAATTTAGGCAGTGTGCAGTTTAgaaattatttagaaaagcATGAGTATAAGTTAGATGGTGATGGAGTACATAGGCTTAGGGTGGTGATGTGTTCAGGGAT ATTGAATGACCGAAATGGATTTTGGTTGCGAGGATACCACAAAAAGCATGAGTGCAGGCTTACTAAGAAATCTGTGAAGGTTACTTCTACATGGATTGCTGAAATGATAAAAGGGCATGTTGCTATTGATGCTAATGTCAAGATATCTCTTCTTAGGACTTATATGCAGGAAAAATTTAGATTGAAGATTGAGAAGCTAACAATGTATAGGGCTAGAGAAAAAGCAAGGGTTTTGGTGTACGGTGATCATTCTAAGGGCTATGAGAAGCTATTTCAGTATGCTGCAGCCATTCATCAGGCTGATCCAGGTGCTATTTGCAAGGTATTATGCGATACAGCGAGTTATCCCGAGaaatgtttatttcaaagattCTTTGTCGCATTTCCTGCACAAAAAAATGCTTTCCTCAATGGTTGCCGACCCTTCATTGGAATTGATGGCTGCCACCTGAAGGGGAAATATGGAGGAGTGTTATTGGCTGCTATTGCTACAGATGCTAACAAAGGGATTGTCCCATTGGCTATATGTGTGTGCGAAATTGAAAATACTGAAACATGGACCTGGTTTCTTGAACATTTGCACAACTATTTAGATGATGGAAGGCAGGTCACATTCATTAGTGACAGGCAAAAGGGACTGTTGAATGCGATTCCAAACACATGGCCTTCTGCCTATCATAGGGCATGTTGTAGGCATGTGTATGCTAACTTTGCTAAAGACCATGCTGGTGCCAAGTTGCGGAATCTTTTTTGGAGGGCAGCCAAGAGCAGTAACAGGCACGACTTTAATGAGGCAATGGCAttgattaaagaagaaaagatagCGGCTTATAATTGGCTGGAAAGAGAACTGCAAGGGTACACTTGGTCGATGCATGCATATGACAGAAATTGTAAAGTTGAGAGAACTAACAATAATGCATCTGAGTGTTTCAACAGCTGGATTTTGCCTTACAGAGATAGGCCTGTGCTATCGATGCTTGAGGAGATTAGGTGTAGACTTATGAAAAGATtcacaaagagaaaaaatgaagcaaaagCTTGGGCAAAATCTGTTACTCCGAGGATTTATAAAGAGCTGGATACATCTTACAAGAAAGGAGAGAAAATGACCGTGCACCCTTCGGGAGACTTGAATTTTCAAGTCATGGATAAATCTTATTATCCAGCTAGGAAGTTTGTTGTGAAATTAGAGGACAGAACGTGTGACTGTGGGTATTGGGAAATTGCCGGTTTACCTTGCTCTCACGCCATGGCTTGCATAGGTTATGCGAGACACGAAATTGAGGAGTACATACCATTTTGCTTCACCAAGCAAGCTTACATTAATACGTACTCGGTTATGTTTAGTCCAATTCCGGATGAGCGTACATGGGACCGTGGTGAAAGGCCACTAATTGATCCCCCAATTGTGCAAAAAAAGATTGGGAGGCCAAAGAAATGTAGGAAGAGAGCAGCAACTGAACCTCAGAAACGCAGCAGGAGATTCTTTGTCAATTGTTCAGTTTGTGGTGGCTCTAACCACAATGTAAGATCTTGTCCATTGAGGCCTTCTGTTGCACGGGCAGCACGAGCAAGGAGTACTAATTCTCAA TTCTCAGATGGAAATGCTTCAGCTGAGCCAGCAAGTTTTTCAAGCCAACCAGCAACTCCTTCAGCCCAGCCAGCAAGTTTTTCAAGCCAACTACCAACTCCTTCAGCCGAGCCTGCAAGTTTTTCAAGCCAGCCAACAAGTCTTTCAGGCCAGCCAGCAAGTCTTTCAGGCCAACCATCTCAGCAGACAGTACAAGCAAGTGGGCCAGGCGAGGGTTCCAATATTggatcaaagaaaagaaaaaataaaagtactaCTGCAGTTGCTGGAACAACCAGTAAAAGAGGTTGa